CCTGGCCAAGTTCCTGGAGTCGCGCTGGCGTGGCAAGGGCGGCCTGGCCATGACGCCGTCCACGCAGGCGCTCCTGGGCAAGCGCGTGAAGGAGGACAAGCTCATCCCCTTCGAGAAGATGCACCCCTCCATCGCCATGCTGCCCACGGCGGAGGACGCGGCCACCGCGTTCGCGGAGGTGTTCTACGCCATCGACTACATCCACGGCACCCAGGGCACCGCGGGCCTGCGCACGCTGCTCCAGGAGCTGAAGGCGGGCCAGCCGGACAAGAAGGCGGTGGAGGCGGCGACGGGCATGTCCTTCCCCCTCTTCGAGAAGACCTGGCTGTCCTACGTGAAGAAGCAGCCCTTCCCGCAGGAGCTGGTGCCTCGCGACGACCGCGTGGTGCTCAAGGAGGACGCCAAGGGCGCGCAGAAGGACAGCGAGAAGAAGGGGCGTGAAATCTCCTTCGGCGGCTTCTCCGAGGTGACCGAGGTCCCCGCGCGCAAGTTCGCGCACCTGGGCGAGGTGCTGCGCGAGCGCAACCGCGTGAAGGCCGCCGCGGAGGAGTACGCGCGGGCGCACAAGCTGGTGGGCGACAAGTACGAGTCCGTGTCCAACAAGTTCGCGCTCGCGCTGTTGGAGCTGCGCCGGCTGGAGGAGGCGGAGTCCGTGCTGCGCGGCTCCTTGCGCATGCACCCGGGCTCGCCCTCCACCAATGTGCACCTGGGCCGCATCCTGCTGTTCCGCAAGGATTACCCGAAGGCGAAGACGGCGTACCTGGAGGCGCTGGCCTCCGACCCGTTCGACCCGGAAATCCACGTGGCCCTCACGCGCATCCACGGCGCGCTGGGAGAGACGGCGCTCGCGTCCCGCACGCGCCTGGCCGCCGCCAACCTCACGGGCCTCAAGCCCGACGACGTGGACCGCGCCGCCCAGGCCTTCCTGCGCGCCGAGGACGAGCTGTCGGAGACGAAGAACGTCCCCGCCGGTACGCCTGACGCCCCGAAGCCCGCGCCCGCTCCAAAACCCGCGAAGTAGCCCTCCTCCCCGGCGGCCAGCCAGCCGGGCCCCTGTCTCCGTTCCCTTCCCTCCCTCCCGGGATGCCTAGCTTTCCGGGCACGAGGAGGACGGGATGGAGTTCCCAGACAGTCGTGCGGTGCTGAACGTCCGCTCCCGGTCCCGGGGTCAGTGGCGCTGTCCACTGGCGCACCGGTCCGTGGGCGCAACGTGAATTGGCACACGTCCTCCTTC
The sequence above is drawn from the Corallococcus sp. NCRR genome and encodes:
- a CDS encoding peptidase MA family metallohydrolase; this translates as MHASLNGLGVLCALLVAVPTAFAQPPDAALKEEVKQRLGKVEQSLDDWDVGGARRELAEVEKRVPSELEPLKYFQGRVAFEEGQYEDAVTLLEGANIEDKPGSYLRLAKDTRAIVKDHQKAESEHFIFFYPKGKEEVLVPYALETLESIHRALAEDLGWTPPGKVRVEVVNNARELSRVSTLTEKQIRTTGTIAICKFNKLMVTSPKAVAQGYDWQDTLAHEYVHLVVSQMSHNTVPIWLHEGLAKFLESRWRGKGGLAMTPSTQALLGKRVKEDKLIPFEKMHPSIAMLPTAEDAATAFAEVFYAIDYIHGTQGTAGLRTLLQELKAGQPDKKAVEAATGMSFPLFEKTWLSYVKKQPFPQELVPRDDRVVLKEDAKGAQKDSEKKGREISFGGFSEVTEVPARKFAHLGEVLRERNRVKAAAEEYARAHKLVGDKYESVSNKFALALLELRRLEEAESVLRGSLRMHPGSPSTNVHLGRILLFRKDYPKAKTAYLEALASDPFDPEIHVALTRIHGALGETALASRTRLAAANLTGLKPDDVDRAAQAFLRAEDELSETKNVPAGTPDAPKPAPAPKPAK